Proteins from a genomic interval of uncultured Methanocorpusculum sp.:
- a CDS encoding AMP-binding protein yields the protein MTETARKAGRSNRPAEREHKSEGFVPHNMMDYEETYSTFSIAVPEYYNFGFDVVDAWAKKDRNKLAMIWTNQEGKEKYFTFRQMMNLSNQIANMMFKQHIGKGDRVMLLLPRVPEWWTFALAAIKIGAVICPSPVILTPHDLKYRINQGRFKMIVTNAENAWKIEEIANDCPSLHVKFLTDGDAPGWINYQKELIHPARASTKLSSIVRSVRTKATDPMLIFFSSGTTADPKMVLHNHAYPLGHIVTGRFWYDLTENDLHFTVADMGWGKSSWGKFYGPWMQGACVFVYDYRGKFNATELLPLIEKYEITTFCAPPTIYRMLILADLETFDFSELRHYLSAGETLNPEVNRVWEEGTGKKIYEAYGQTETVTVIGTFPCMEVRPGSIGKPAPGWRIELHDDMGNKVPPGVEGRIAIKTSDPSPVGLFTEYLDDPKATAKVFINGWYYTGDKATVDEDGYFWFMGRDDDMIKSSGYRVSPAEVESALIEHPAVKESAVVGSPDPIRGVIIKAFVVLKDGYKGSDVLIKEMQNHVKTTTAPYKYPRAIEFVEELPKTISGKVRRVELRNLEMKRYQEAHHEEFSEKKN from the coding sequence ATGACCGAAACGGCACGCAAAGCCGGGCGCAGTAATCGTCCGGCCGAACGCGAGCATAAATCCGAGGGATTTGTGCCCCACAACATGATGGACTACGAGGAAACCTATTCCACGTTTTCTATTGCGGTGCCTGAGTATTACAACTTCGGCTTCGACGTTGTAGATGCATGGGCGAAAAAAGATCGAAATAAACTCGCCATGATCTGGACCAACCAGGAAGGAAAGGAGAAGTACTTCACCTTCCGGCAGATGATGAATCTGTCCAACCAGATCGCGAACATGATGTTCAAACAGCATATCGGCAAAGGAGACAGAGTCATGCTCCTTCTACCGCGTGTCCCCGAGTGGTGGACCTTTGCTCTTGCTGCAATCAAAATCGGCGCAGTGATTTGCCCCTCCCCGGTCATTCTAACTCCTCATGACCTAAAATACCGAATAAACCAGGGCAGATTCAAGATGATCGTCACGAACGCCGAGAATGCCTGGAAGATCGAGGAGATTGCAAACGACTGCCCGTCCCTGCATGTCAAATTCTTAACGGACGGCGATGCGCCCGGATGGATAAACTATCAGAAGGAACTGATTCACCCGGCACGTGCCTCGACCAAGCTCAGTTCGATCGTCCGGAGCGTCCGGACCAAAGCGACCGATCCGATGCTGATCTTCTTCTCGTCGGGGACGACCGCCGACCCGAAGATGGTTCTGCACAATCATGCCTATCCGCTCGGCCACATCGTGACCGGCAGGTTCTGGTATGATCTGACCGAAAACGACCTCCACTTCACGGTAGCCGATATGGGCTGGGGTAAATCCTCCTGGGGTAAGTTCTACGGTCCGTGGATGCAGGGCGCCTGCGTCTTCGTCTACGACTACCGCGGGAAGTTCAACGCGACGGAGCTTCTGCCGCTGATCGAGAAATACGAGATCACGACGTTCTGTGCCCCGCCAACGATCTACCGTATGCTGATCCTTGCAGATCTGGAGACCTTCGACTTTTCCGAGCTGCGTCACTACCTTTCTGCAGGCGAGACGCTGAACCCGGAGGTAAACCGTGTGTGGGAAGAAGGCACCGGGAAGAAGATCTACGAGGCATACGGCCAGACGGAAACGGTGACCGTGATCGGCACGTTCCCGTGCATGGAAGTCAGACCCGGTTCGATCGGCAAACCCGCTCCGGGCTGGAGGATCGAACTCCACGACGATATGGGCAACAAGGTCCCGCCGGGAGTCGAGGGCAGGATCGCGATCAAGACGAGCGACCCGTCACCGGTCGGTCTGTTTACCGAGTATCTGGATGACCCGAAGGCAACCGCGAAGGTGTTCATCAACGGCTGGTACTACACGGGAGACAAGGCAACGGTGGATGAGGACGGCTACTTCTGGTTTATGGGCCGCGACGATGATATGATCAAGTCGTCCGGATACCGTGTTTCTCCGGCAGAAGTCGAGTCAGCATTGATCGAGCACCCGGCAGTGAAGGAGTCTGCGGTCGTCGGCAGCCCCGACCCGATCCGTGGCGTGATCATCAAGGCGTTCGTCGTCTTAAAAGACGGTTATAAGGGATCGGATGTTCTGATCAAAGAGATGCAGAACCATGTCAAGACGACGACCGCCCCGTATAAGTATCCGCGTGCGATCGAGTTCGTGGAAGAGCTTCCAAAGACAATTTCCGGAAAGGTTCGGAGAGTTGAGCTCCGCAATCTCGAGATGAAGAGATATCAGGAAGCACACCACGAAGAGTTCTCTGAAAAGAAGAACTAA
- a CDS encoding AIR synthase-related protein, whose protein sequence is MDVEGFVRRSMLKDISEEDIEKLLQERILDIKNIDEGFAREFARAVIEEVKVTSGLNGDLFEYEHAGVSMGEFGVGSRGSGDFYAHRKIAHVIGSTSVEVGVDQMDDGGVVEANGQYIITTVDGMHSRLSDFPYLAGFHATRATLRDVYVMGAKPVGLISDVHIADDGDVAKLFDYTAGITTVSDALGVPLVAGSTLRIGGDMVLGDRMTGCVGVVGVANHVTARRSSVPGDVLLMTRGAGGGTIATAALYSGNADVVEETINLHFLKACDALISSEFFPHIHAMTDITNGGLRGDVFEIAETAKATVVVEDAPLRGLIAPKVLALLDKLGIDYLGVSLDALLVIAPPEYADEIIRVVGTAGVQMERIGFVREGPGVSRLIKDGVEGEFQPKFREAPYTPVKKVVDRPGRDFDEMKKGIDRAADAARAKKERMLKRLV, encoded by the coding sequence ATGGACGTGGAAGGCTTCGTTCGGCGGAGCATGCTTAAGGATATCTCTGAAGAGGATATCGAGAAACTTCTTCAGGAACGCATACTGGATATAAAAAATATTGATGAGGGGTTTGCACGGGAATTCGCACGGGCCGTCATCGAAGAGGTGAAGGTGACGAGCGGGTTAAATGGCGATCTGTTCGAGTATGAACATGCCGGCGTTTCGATGGGCGAGTTCGGTGTCGGGTCCCGCGGCTCGGGAGATTTCTACGCTCACCGGAAGATCGCCCACGTGATCGGCAGCACGTCGGTAGAGGTCGGCGTGGATCAGATGGACGACGGCGGGGTCGTCGAGGCGAATGGGCAGTATATTATTACCACCGTGGACGGCATGCACTCGCGTCTGTCGGACTTCCCCTATCTTGCGGGATTCCACGCGACCCGGGCGACGCTTCGCGATGTGTATGTGATGGGCGCAAAACCAGTCGGGCTGATCTCGGACGTGCATATCGCGGACGACGGTGACGTGGCGAAACTGTTCGACTACACGGCAGGTATCACGACGGTCTCGGACGCTTTGGGCGTGCCGCTTGTCGCCGGCTCGACTCTGAGGATCGGCGGGGACATGGTTCTCGGCGACCGGATGACGGGCTGTGTGGGCGTTGTGGGCGTGGCAAATCACGTGACGGCCCGCAGATCCTCGGTTCCGGGAGATGTTCTTCTGATGACGAGAGGGGCCGGCGGCGGGACGATCGCGACGGCTGCTTTGTATTCGGGGAATGCGGACGTGGTCGAGGAGACGATCAATCTGCATTTCCTGAAAGCCTGTGATGCACTGATCAGTTCGGAGTTTTTCCCGCATATCCACGCGATGACGGATATCACGAACGGCGGTCTCCGGGGCGATGTGTTCGAGATCGCAGAAACGGCGAAAGCGACGGTCGTCGTCGAGGATGCGCCGCTTCGGGGCCTTATCGCGCCGAAGGTTCTTGCTTTGCTAGATAAGCTTGGTATCGATTATCTGGGCGTGAGCCTGGATGCCCTTCTCGTGATCGCGCCGCCTGAGTATGCGGACGAGATCATCCGGGTCGTCGGGACGGCGGGTGTTCAGATGGAACGTATCGGGTTCGTCCGCGAGGGTCCGGGGGTGTCCCGCCTGATCAAGGACGGCGTGGAGGGAGAGTTCCAGCCGAAGTTCCGCGAGGCCCCGTATACGCCGGTGAAGAAGGTGGTGGACCGGCCGGGCAGGGACTTTGACGAGATGAAGAAGGGTATCGACCGGGCGGCGGACGCGGCACGGGCAAAGAAGGAACGGATGCTGAAGAGACTCGTATAA
- the glyS gene encoding glycine--tRNA ligase produces MAEYEDTYEKVIELARRRGFVWPSSEIYGSVAGFIDYGPLGAMLKRRIESTWRRFYVVQEGYYEIECPTVGIEPIYVASGHVGGFSDKMFQCPHCQEFLRADHVAEAFGIPHAGTMSKEELHNVLVDKECPACGKVLGEVEVFDFNLMFTTSIGPGGQRKGYLRPETAQGMFVDFPRLLRFYRDHLPFGAVQVGKSYRNEISPRQGMIRLREFTQAEAEIFVHPEEKDHPNFSRYADYKMPLWGIAQQEKETPAVVKSMREAVDEGIIANEYVAYYVAMTHDILCTVGFNPDKIRFRQHMPDERAHYATDCWDAEALSDRFGWVEIVGIADRTNYDLKAHSRVSGQKNTVFVQYPEAKKVHHKAIVPNFGKLGPAFKGKAKPISEQILTATPEADGIHLTIDGEEILVGPEMYTVKDEIVDVFGEDVMPHVIEPSYGIDRMCYMVLEHAYAEDVADGEARTVMRFKKGVAPIQVAVLPLMARDGLDEIAKNLVLELQNEGIQTEYDDAGAIGRRYRRQDEIGTPYCITVDYDTKDDTSVTLRDRDSMQQIRGPAAAVLKALPDLLKGKLPFDTSSL; encoded by the coding sequence ATGGCAGAGTATGAAGACACCTATGAAAAGGTCATCGAACTTGCACGCAGAAGAGGTTTTGTCTGGCCCTCATCTGAAATATACGGATCCGTAGCCGGCTTCATCGACTACGGCCCCCTCGGCGCAATGCTCAAACGCCGGATCGAATCGACCTGGCGCCGTTTCTATGTAGTACAGGAGGGATACTATGAGATCGAATGCCCGACTGTTGGTATCGAACCGATCTACGTTGCCTCCGGACACGTCGGCGGATTCTCCGATAAAATGTTCCAGTGCCCGCACTGTCAGGAATTCCTGCGGGCAGACCACGTCGCCGAAGCATTCGGCATCCCCCATGCAGGAACCATGTCGAAAGAGGAACTGCACAACGTCCTCGTCGACAAAGAATGCCCGGCCTGCGGAAAAGTTCTCGGTGAAGTGGAAGTCTTCGACTTCAACCTCATGTTCACCACCTCGATAGGACCCGGAGGCCAGAGAAAAGGCTACCTCCGTCCGGAAACGGCCCAGGGAATGTTCGTCGACTTCCCAAGACTTCTCAGATTCTATCGCGACCACCTCCCGTTCGGTGCGGTCCAGGTCGGAAAATCCTACAGAAACGAGATCTCCCCCCGTCAGGGAATGATCCGCCTCCGGGAATTCACCCAGGCCGAAGCCGAGATCTTCGTCCACCCCGAAGAAAAGGATCACCCGAACTTCTCCAGATACGCAGACTACAAAATGCCGCTTTGGGGCATCGCCCAGCAGGAAAAAGAAACACCTGCGGTCGTCAAATCCATGCGTGAAGCGGTCGACGAAGGGATCATCGCAAACGAATACGTTGCCTACTACGTCGCGATGACCCACGACATCCTCTGCACGGTTGGATTCAACCCCGACAAGATCAGATTCCGGCAGCACATGCCTGATGAGCGTGCCCACTACGCGACAGACTGCTGGGACGCCGAGGCGCTTTCCGACAGATTCGGCTGGGTCGAGATCGTCGGAATCGCCGACCGGACCAATTATGATCTGAAAGCCCACTCCCGGGTCTCGGGTCAGAAAAACACCGTCTTTGTCCAGTATCCGGAAGCAAAGAAGGTCCACCACAAAGCGATCGTTCCGAACTTCGGCAAGCTCGGCCCGGCATTCAAAGGAAAGGCAAAGCCGATCTCTGAGCAGATACTCACCGCTACCCCGGAAGCTGACGGTATCCATCTTACAATAGACGGCGAGGAGATCCTTGTCGGCCCCGAGATGTACACCGTGAAAGACGAGATCGTCGATGTCTTCGGCGAAGATGTCATGCCCCATGTGATCGAACCTTCCTACGGTATCGACAGGATGTGTTATATGGTCCTTGAGCACGCCTATGCCGAAGACGTGGCCGACGGAGAAGCACGCACGGTCATGCGGTTCAAGAAAGGCGTTGCCCCGATCCAGGTCGCCGTCCTTCCGCTGATGGCCCGCGACGGACTCGACGAAATCGCAAAGAACCTTGTCCTCGAACTGCAGAACGAAGGCATCCAGACCGAATACGACGATGCCGGAGCGATCGGGCGGAGATACAGAAGACAGGACGAGATCGGAACACCGTACTGTATTACCGTCGACTACGACACCAAAGACGACACCTCCGTGACCTTAAGGGATCGTGATTCGATGCAGCAGATCAGAGGGCCCGCCGCAGCCGTTCTTAAAGCTCTCCCCGATCTTCTGAAAGGAAAACTTCCCTTCGATACATCCTCGTTATGA
- a CDS encoding DUF6345 domain-containing protein, translating to MAGKSVFLGFVVVLLLLGLTVGPCAAVPGSYSITQSSKYTFTTDGTPVETVFPVNRDVSGLCDIDLGQTKQNMDRSGWHRRFHHDSKTTTMEDFTRELDKSDIHFHVGHGLAFFGLFGHMALENHPLPNNAVTAGDVKGKWNHCKWIAVHSCHVLEDESWSRVLEGSGTHGILGFGSVAYTTGHFLADFSRLMTRGMPIAKAWQKASIDNMNRYDEPVVVRSFFRNVGRSIHDRLDAASAAVEPEDIVRCDVEIGFSKKKWEVTITSLKTGTKYQFYMYPPDYDNCGEFPMGRADVIRGNKVIRGPVKKTDL from the coding sequence ATGGCCGGTAAGTCTGTTTTCCTTGGTTTTGTGGTCGTGTTGCTGCTCCTTGGTCTGACAGTGGGCCCGTGTGCGGCGGTGCCGGGAAGTTATTCGATTACCCAAAGCAGTAAATACACTTTCACTACTGATGGTACGCCGGTCGAAACGGTGTTTCCCGTCAATCGCGATGTCTCGGGGCTTTGTGATATTGACCTGGGTCAGACCAAACAAAACATGGATCGCTCTGGGTGGCACCGGCGGTTCCATCACGACAGCAAAACTACCACCATGGAAGATTTTACCCGCGAACTGGATAAGTCTGATATTCATTTCCATGTTGGTCACGGTCTTGCTTTTTTTGGTCTGTTTGGTCATATGGCATTGGAGAACCATCCATTACCAAACAACGCGGTCACCGCAGGGGATGTGAAAGGCAAATGGAACCATTGTAAATGGATTGCTGTCCATTCATGCCATGTGCTCGAAGATGAATCATGGTCCCGTGTTCTCGAAGGGAGTGGTACGCATGGTATCTTGGGGTTCGGCAGCGTTGCCTACACCACCGGTCATTTCCTTGCGGACTTTTCTCGGCTGATGACGCGTGGTATGCCGATCGCGAAAGCGTGGCAGAAAGCAAGTATTGACAATATGAACCGTTATGATGAGCCAGTCGTCGTCCGGTCGTTTTTCCGGAATGTGGGTCGTAGTATACATGACCGGTTGGACGCGGCGAGTGCTGCCGTCGAGCCTGAAGATATTGTCCGGTGTGATGTGGAGATCGGTTTTTCTAAGAAAAAGTGGGAAGTGACAATAACCTCGCTCAAAACAGGCACAAAATACCAGTTTTATATGTATCCTCCGGACTATGACAATTGCGGCGAGTTCCCTATGGGAAGAGCTGACGTTATTCGCGGAAACAAGGTTATTCGCGGACCTGTAAAGAAAACTGATTTGTAA
- a CDS encoding DUF6345 domain-containing protein, with protein sequence MENHKFIYILVIILLIICFTHPAAAEKSYSITEVSKYDFEASILMIHIHSDLTPLSEPDLHAAKENLRNAGWNMKFHKRNHAVKESVFQNELQNSDLHIHVGHGYNIPFIGGHIELSDYVVPSISQGRGGWVSTHEVKEAWKHKSPKLWTVIHSCHVLETDHQWAEVLRNSKMHGILGFGSTEYSTGHLLADFTEAAVKYQKPITEAWESAGLKNQLSLKLEPVKVRTIFRNIDQYKTDTLGTPSTNMNEETVICDMQLGKKKVGKSQIEGSCKALNSDKEFKFIYNITYSSSSPKTVVSAEKRYINTNTAGTKIDL encoded by the coding sequence ATGGAAAACCACAAATTCATATATATTCTGGTGATAATACTGCTCATCATCTGTTTTACTCACCCTGCTGCTGCTGAAAAATCATATTCAATAACCGAGGTATCGAAGTATGATTTCGAAGCAAGCATACTCATGATACACATACACAGTGATTTAACCCCATTGAGCGAACCCGACCTTCACGCAGCAAAAGAAAATCTTCGGAATGCAGGATGGAACATGAAGTTTCACAAAAGGAATCATGCGGTAAAAGAATCGGTTTTCCAAAACGAACTGCAAAATTCGGATCTGCATATACACGTCGGGCATGGATATAATATACCATTCATTGGAGGACATATAGAACTCTCAGATTATGTTGTTCCAAGTATATCTCAAGGGAGAGGAGGATGGGTATCCACACACGAGGTAAAGGAAGCCTGGAAACATAAATCACCAAAATTATGGACAGTGATTCATTCATGCCACGTCCTCGAAACCGATCATCAATGGGCTGAGGTATTAAGAAACAGTAAAATGCACGGGATACTCGGATTCGGAAGCACTGAATATTCAACCGGTCATTTACTCGCAGATTTTACCGAAGCAGCTGTTAAATACCAGAAACCAATCACCGAAGCGTGGGAATCTGCAGGCTTGAAAAACCAGTTAAGCCTCAAATTAGAACCAGTTAAAGTCAGGACAATCTTCAGAAACATAGATCAATACAAAACCGACACACTCGGCACCCCTTCAACCAACATGAACGAGGAAACAGTCATATGCGACATGCAATTAGGTAAGAAGAAAGTCGGTAAAAGTCAAATAGAAGGCTCGTGTAAAGCATTAAATTCAGATAAAGAATTTAAATTCATCTATAATATCACATATTCATCATCATCACCAAAAACGGTAGTATCAGCAGAAAAGAGATACATAAACACAAACACTGCTGGAACGAAGATAGACTTATAA
- a CDS encoding DUF655 domain-containing protein translates to MTASTQDLQQPAPESGEHKQNQKPRTHNKFGCIFDVEISKTNTETKTITAYTVDRKLRHIFKLTIAYKQQPGLVEQAMMIGAYILLDHALIREKTQMAYTEIKPAQRKLVKTCIQDIVNANEEIFINVYNNGRSLSLKKHSLSLLPKINTKHIFAIADAKRYHPFTSFKDLETKVPTIKDAAAPIVARLIKEMENPDEEFRILTLSGITPILNMAKPQMKKTADRKPKGNTASSTQKI, encoded by the coding sequence ATGACCGCGAGCACACAAGACCTCCAACAACCTGCACCAGAGAGCGGTGAGCATAAACAAAATCAAAAGCCGAGAACACACAACAAATTCGGCTGTATTTTCGATGTTGAGATATCCAAAACAAACACAGAGACCAAAACCATAACCGCATACACAGTTGACAGAAAACTCCGGCACATATTCAAACTAACAATAGCATACAAACAGCAGCCGGGATTAGTAGAACAAGCAATGATGATAGGGGCATACATACTGCTTGATCACGCACTCATAAGAGAGAAAACACAAATGGCATATACCGAAATAAAACCAGCACAGCGAAAACTCGTGAAAACATGCATACAGGACATAGTGAACGCAAACGAAGAGATATTTATCAATGTATACAATAACGGAAGAAGCCTGTCATTAAAAAAACACAGTCTCAGTCTCCTCCCAAAAATAAACACAAAACACATATTCGCCATAGCAGACGCAAAACGATATCATCCGTTCACAAGTTTCAAGGATCTCGAAACAAAAGTGCCGACCATAAAAGACGCAGCAGCACCGATTGTAGCAAGGCTAATAAAAGAAATGGAAAACCCAGACGAAGAGTTCAGAATACTAACACTATCCGGCATTACCCCAATATTAAACATGGCAAAACCGCAGATGAAGAAAACCGCCGACCGCAAACCAAAGGGGAATACCGCCAGCAGTACGCAAAAAATATAA
- the thiD gene encoding bifunctional hydroxymethylpyrimidine kinase/phosphomethylpyrimidine kinase encodes MTSRENKMAFATTIAGSDPSAGAGIQVDLKTMAACGVWGMTVIAALTAQNATHVLNAGSVPADFIKKQIDALEEDFPIGCYKTGMLKNAETVQIVAKSIPEGRNIVVDPVLLATKEYRLLDEPGQERLVAELLPRTTVITPNLPEAAALTGIQITGPESMEEAAYWFIDRGAKAAVIKGGHAHFRLGTDVFADKDGLMLVEGEVAPFTDVHGSGCCYASAIAAHIALGYPVREAVLEAKKFVTGAIKYSWEYAPGRRTMNPGWQQHKTYYKKF; translated from the coding sequence ATGACTTCCCGCGAAAACAAAATGGCCTTCGCCACGACGATCGCAGGCTCCGACCCCTCCGCCGGCGCAGGGATCCAGGTCGACCTGAAAACCATGGCCGCCTGCGGCGTCTGGGGGATGACCGTGATCGCGGCACTCACCGCCCAGAACGCGACGCACGTTCTCAATGCAGGAAGCGTCCCTGCTGACTTCATCAAAAAACAGATCGACGCCCTCGAAGAGGACTTCCCTATCGGGTGCTATAAAACGGGCATGCTGAAAAATGCGGAGACGGTACAAATCGTCGCTAAAAGCATTCCCGAGGGGAGAAATATCGTCGTCGATCCGGTGCTTCTCGCAACAAAAGAGTACCGTCTTCTCGACGAGCCGGGCCAGGAGCGGCTCGTTGCCGAACTTCTGCCGCGGACGACCGTCATAACGCCGAACCTGCCGGAAGCCGCGGCTCTCACCGGGATACAAATCACCGGCCCTGAATCCATGGAAGAGGCGGCATACTGGTTCATCGACCGCGGGGCAAAGGCCGCGGTGATCAAAGGAGGGCACGCACATTTCAGGCTCGGGACCGACGTCTTCGCCGACAAAGACGGCCTGATGCTGGTCGAAGGGGAGGTCGCGCCTTTCACGGACGTGCACGGATCGGGCTGCTGCTACGCCTCCGCGATCGCCGCCCACATTGCTCTGGGCTATCCCGTCAGGGAAGCCGTACTTGAAGCAAAAAAGTTCGTCACCGGCGCCATAAAATACTCATGGGAATATGCTCCGGGACGAAGAACCATGAATCCCGGCTGGCAGCAGCACAAAACCTATTATAAAAAATTCTGA